Proteins encoded by one window of Candidatus Neomarinimicrobiota bacterium:
- the rsmH gene encoding 16S rRNA (cytosine(1402)-N(4))-methyltransferase RsmH encodes MGHDDNVDSWHTPVMADEVKNLLITNPDGVYIDGTIGGGGHAGRILESLSSKALYVGIDKDATAVERCKKRFTDSPTPTKVFQGNFAMMTGIADRLGIEGVDGVLFDLGVSSAQIDKPERGFSFSSDGPLDMRMDQGSGFPAHELLNSLTEKELADLIYEYGEERHSRKIASAILQAHRISPVNTTSELASIVERVIMGKMKTKSLARVFQALRIAVNDELTSLSDGLVSAVDLLRKGGRIVVLSYHSLEDRIVKRFFREQATDYIYDPAAPVDQPAGTRRLKILTKKVMRPSDSEVKNNPRSRSARLRAAERI; translated from the coding sequence ATGGGGCACGACGACAACGTTGATTCGTGGCACACCCCTGTAATGGCGGATGAAGTAAAGAACTTACTTATTACGAACCCCGACGGGGTTTACATAGACGGTACGATAGGAGGAGGAGGACACGCTGGTAGAATCCTCGAATCCTTAAGCAGTAAAGCACTTTATGTGGGTATAGACAAAGATGCGACAGCAGTTGAACGGTGCAAAAAACGATTTACAGATTCCCCGACACCGACAAAGGTGTTCCAGGGTAACTTCGCGATGATGACCGGGATCGCCGACCGGTTGGGCATTGAGGGCGTTGACGGCGTCCTGTTCGACCTCGGCGTTTCCTCCGCACAAATAGACAAACCCGAACGCGGCTTCTCCTTCTCTTCAGACGGTCCGCTCGACATGAGGATGGATCAAGGTTCGGGATTCCCGGCGCACGAACTCCTTAATTCACTGACAGAAAAGGAGTTAGCGGATTTGATTTATGAATACGGTGAGGAGAGGCACAGCAGGAAAATAGCCTCGGCAATCTTGCAGGCTCACCGAATTTCTCCGGTTAATACGACCTCCGAACTTGCTTCAATAGTGGAAAGAGTGATTATGGGTAAGATGAAAACCAAATCGCTCGCAAGGGTATTTCAGGCGCTGCGAATCGCGGTAAACGATGAATTGACGAGTCTCTCTGACGGACTCGTCTCTGCCGTTGACTTATTGAGGAAGGGCGGCAGGATAGTCGTCCTCTCTTACCACTCGCTTGAAGACAGGATAGTCAAAAGGTTTTTCAGGGAGCAAGCGACTGATTATATATACGATCCGGCGGCTCCTGTCGACCAACCGGCAGGTACAAGACGCTTGAAGATCCTCACTAAAAAAGTCATGAGGCCTTCGGATTCAGAGGTTAAAAACAATCCGCGCTCACGGAGCGCGCGGCTAAGGGCAGCAGAGAGGATTTGA
- the mraZ gene encoding division/cell wall cluster transcriptional repressor MraZ: MTPEPNSFLGEYRYTIDEKGRVNIPAPFRKILHPANNKTFVVTKSIAKDKCLVAMPFEDWLQFEENLIRKLLRMNPVDQRWLRDLARYATVCRHDSQGRITIPQNLLDVAGLKKEAVIIGMLKQIEIWDPEELEKKSSDEEQLSEEQLAALAEKIVL, from the coding sequence ATGACACCTGAACCTAATTCTTTTTTAGGAGAATATCGTTACACGATAGACGAAAAAGGTCGTGTCAACATACCCGCGCCGTTCAGAAAGATACTCCACCCTGCTAATAACAAGACTTTCGTAGTAACTAAGAGTATTGCCAAAGATAAATGTCTCGTCGCAATGCCGTTTGAAGATTGGCTGCAGTTCGAAGAAAATCTGATTCGAAAACTACTCAGGATGAACCCGGTCGACCAGCGATGGTTGAGAGATCTGGCTCGATACGCAACAGTTTGCAGGCACGACAGCCAGGGCAGGATAACTATACCCCAAAACCTTCTCGACGTCGCCGGCTTGAAAAAGGAGGCTGTAATCATCGGAATGCTGAAACAAATAGAGATTTGGGACCCGGAAGAGCTTGAAAAGAAGAGTTCGGACGAGGAACAATTGTCCGAGGAACAATTGGCGGCTCTTGCCGAAAAGATAGTTTTATAG
- the arfB gene encoding aminoacyl-tRNA hydrolase: MLRINSEISISDNEISFGFSRSSGPGGQNVNKVSTAVQLRFDITDSPSLPDDVKNRLIKLAGNRVTDDGILLIDARRSRSQSQNREDALERLKNLILKALYKPKQRKKTRPTAASKEKRLKQKKARSKLKDSRKRVDETDD; this comes from the coding sequence ATGCTCCGAATCAATTCTGAAATTTCTATCAGTGATAATGAAATCAGTTTCGGTTTTAGCCGCTCTTCCGGTCCCGGCGGGCAGAACGTCAACAAGGTCTCCACTGCCGTCCAGCTCAGGTTTGATATAACGGACTCCCCTTCCCTGCCGGATGACGTCAAAAATCGTTTGATAAAACTCGCCGGGAACAGAGTAACAGACGACGGTATCCTCTTGATTGACGCCCGGCGTTCACGCTCACAGTCCCAGAACCGTGAAGACGCGCTCGAACGGCTGAAAAATCTCATACTCAAAGCCCTTTATAAGCCTAAACAACGCAAAAAAACCAGACCGACGGCGGCATCGAAAGAAAAACGGCTGAAACAAAAGAAAGCGCGCAGCAAACTAAAAGACTCCCGCAAGCGGGTTGACGAAACTGATGATTGA